From a single Lentisphaera profundi genomic region:
- a CDS encoding HugZ family protein, whose protein sequence is MSNDNKFTIKAKNGRGLLKAEKDGVLSTHSLDVPGYPFGSVTPYSLDKLGRPVILISEIAQHTKNINADKRVSLTITATSQARDVQANARLTYLADARVITEDEAEAKERYLRKFSHAKHYFQTHDFNFYVLEPVRSRYIEGFGKIWWLENDEIELESVFDYETEARILDHMNDDHRSSLVKYCKDLKLDNAQEDYLMTGIDNEGIDITIAGSKHLRICFDEAITDASQAREVLVQLAK, encoded by the coding sequence ATGAGTAATGACAATAAATTCACGATTAAAGCAAAAAATGGCCGCGGTTTACTAAAAGCTGAAAAAGACGGGGTCCTCTCCACTCATTCACTCGATGTTCCAGGCTACCCTTTCGGTTCAGTCACACCTTATTCTTTGGATAAGTTAGGACGTCCAGTTATTCTTATTTCTGAAATTGCTCAGCATACAAAAAATATAAATGCCGATAAACGTGTTTCTCTCACGATCACCGCAACAAGTCAAGCTCGTGATGTGCAAGCTAATGCTCGCCTCACCTACCTTGCCGATGCGCGTGTTATTACTGAGGATGAAGCTGAAGCCAAAGAACGCTACCTTCGTAAATTCTCTCACGCAAAACATTACTTCCAGACTCACGATTTTAATTTCTATGTTCTTGAACCAGTTCGCAGTCGTTATATCGAAGGCTTTGGCAAAATTTGGTGGCTCGAAAATGACGAAATCGAGCTTGAATCAGTTTTTGATTACGAAACAGAAGCTCGCATTTTAGATCACATGAACGATGATCATCGTTCTTCACTCGTGAAATATTGTAAAGACCTCAAACTCGATAATGCGCAAGAAGATTACCTCATGACGGGAATTGATAATGAGGGGATTGATATCACCATCGCTGGCAGTAAACACCTTCGTATCTGTTTCGACGAAGCTATTACTGATGCTTCTCAGGCACGTGAAGTACTTGTTCAGCTCGCAAAATAA
- the arsJ gene encoding organoarsenical effux MFS transporter ArsJ has product MKNIKDYCIVTAAYWSFMLTDGALRMLCLLYFHDLGYSPLQLSFVFLLYEFCGVLTNLFGGLFAQRHGLKKSLIYGLSLQVIALVLLSFLNQNWSLALSLTFVMGTQALSGIAKDLTKMSSKTAVKFLIPDKSSQLFKWTAILTGSKNTIKGLGFFFGAFLLQSCGFQSSLKIMALMIFIILILVLACLKGNMGQIKSKNRLKDLFKQGQKINLLAGARVFLFGARDIWFVVALPVFMRQVLEWSYTQIGTFHASWIIGYGIVQTFAPKLLAEKRDTKTAFNLSIFLCISMLSLLFCSVLFPQHSYLLIIGLLIFGFVFALNSSLHSYLILAFANKDKAAMTVGFYYMANAIGRLFGTLLSGLLFHFGGLNACLVGSLCFLLTCSFLSKKLQNTTVQN; this is encoded by the coding sequence ATGAAAAATATAAAAGACTATTGCATTGTAACGGCTGCCTACTGGAGCTTCATGCTTACAGATGGCGCCCTGCGCATGCTCTGCCTTTTATACTTTCACGATTTAGGCTATAGCCCTCTTCAACTCTCTTTTGTTTTTTTACTCTATGAATTCTGCGGGGTTCTCACCAATTTATTTGGTGGCTTATTTGCCCAAAGACATGGTCTTAAAAAAAGCCTCATTTACGGGCTCTCATTACAAGTAATTGCTTTAGTACTACTATCCTTCTTGAACCAGAATTGGTCTCTCGCACTCTCATTGACTTTTGTCATGGGGACACAGGCACTCTCAGGTATTGCCAAAGACCTCACCAAAATGAGCTCAAAAACAGCGGTGAAGTTCTTAATCCCCGATAAGTCTTCACAACTCTTTAAGTGGACGGCTATTCTCACGGGATCAAAAAATACAATCAAGGGTCTTGGCTTTTTCTTCGGAGCTTTTCTCCTCCAATCTTGTGGTTTTCAAAGTTCCTTGAAAATCATGGCGCTCATGATTTTTATTATTTTAATTCTAGTCCTTGCTTGCCTCAAAGGCAATATGGGACAGATCAAGAGTAAAAATCGACTCAAAGATCTTTTTAAACAAGGACAAAAAATAAACCTTTTAGCGGGTGCTCGTGTCTTTTTATTTGGTGCAAGGGACATCTGGTTTGTCGTCGCTCTGCCCGTATTCATGCGCCAAGTCTTAGAATGGTCTTATACCCAGATAGGTACTTTCCATGCCAGTTGGATTATAGGCTATGGTATAGTCCAAACTTTTGCGCCTAAATTATTAGCTGAAAAACGCGATACCAAGACCGCATTTAATCTCTCTATTTTTCTTTGTATCAGTATGCTAAGCTTATTATTTTGCTCTGTACTTTTCCCCCAACATTCTTATTTACTTATAATTGGCTTACTGATTTTTGGTTTTGTTTTCGCTCTCAACTCCTCTTTACATTCCTACCTCATCTTAGCTTTTGCGAACAAAGATAAAGCCGCTATGACCGTAGGTTTCTACTATATGGCCAATGCCATAGGTAGACTTTTTGGTACCCTGCTCTCCGGATTATTATTTCATTTTGGTGGACTCAATGCCTGCCTAGTAGGATCTCTTTGTTTTTTACTTACTTGCAGCTTCCTATCTAAAAAACTACAAAATACCACTGTTCAAAATTAA
- a CDS encoding ABC transporter ATP-binding protein: MTKQNINFNTIKALLFKDKSILIKAHICAVAAAFTTVLQPLLIPLLIDDLLLNGPGKLLNKLKIILPESMHEATSFIAITLFLTVLLRLMSLSLNILQSKIFTRLSQAICHDLRIKLLKRLKNVAIKYFENTGSGKTAALFTNDVDTVEQFISKTISQLILSILQLIATAAILLWINVQLGLFILILNPIVVFATIKMGKKVKKLKRSENKAIASFQEKLTDFLDAMHELRISRRDRFFLNKIIDSAANMRDTTINSRWKSDAASRGSFVIFLMGFDLFRAAAVYIAFTSVDLSVGEMIAVFSYLWVMMTPVQNLITIQYSWFAASAALERLNKFMNEEEENKGKSKGIEFIYGDNIDIEFKDVSFSYQKGIPVLNKVSFKIPAGQHIAIVGATGGGKSTLVQMITGLYKADQGSVLFNGMDILDIGLDKVRDNIGVVLQAPGIFHSSIRENILMGEIAEDSEIWQALEVACLDEFIRAQELGLDTSVGNKGLKLSGGQRQRLAIARMVLRKPQVVILDEATSALDPETEAKVLQRLKAFLHNRTCITIAHRLSAIKQADSIKVFENGSMIQSGLHDELINQNGVYSKLYQTKGK; the protein is encoded by the coding sequence ATGACGAAACAAAATATCAACTTTAATACAATTAAAGCACTTCTATTCAAAGATAAATCAATTTTGATCAAAGCACATATTTGTGCCGTTGCAGCTGCTTTCACAACGGTACTTCAACCCTTGCTCATCCCTTTATTAATAGATGATCTCTTGTTGAATGGTCCAGGAAAGCTCCTGAATAAACTCAAGATCATTTTACCCGAATCCATGCACGAGGCCACGAGTTTTATTGCCATCACTCTTTTCCTCACTGTCTTGCTTCGGCTCATGAGTTTGTCTTTAAATATTCTACAAAGTAAAATATTCACTCGATTATCTCAAGCCATCTGTCATGACCTTCGAATAAAGCTTCTCAAACGGCTCAAAAATGTAGCCATTAAATATTTCGAAAATACTGGTAGTGGCAAAACAGCTGCTCTTTTTACCAATGATGTCGATACGGTAGAACAATTCATTTCCAAAACTATTAGTCAGCTCATCCTTTCTATCCTTCAACTCATCGCTACTGCGGCCATTCTTCTGTGGATTAATGTTCAGCTCGGACTCTTTATTTTAATCCTCAATCCTATTGTCGTTTTCGCGACCATAAAAATGGGTAAGAAAGTTAAAAAGTTAAAGAGAAGTGAAAATAAAGCTATTGCTTCTTTTCAAGAAAAACTGACCGATTTCCTGGATGCTATGCACGAATTACGCATCAGTCGCCGGGATCGTTTTTTCCTTAATAAAATTATTGATTCCGCAGCTAATATGCGTGACACTACGATTAACTCGAGATGGAAAAGCGATGCCGCTTCACGTGGAAGCTTTGTCATTTTCCTTATGGGTTTTGATCTTTTTAGAGCTGCTGCAGTTTATATTGCTTTCACGAGTGTGGACCTAAGTGTTGGCGAAATGATTGCCGTTTTTAGTTACCTTTGGGTCATGATGACCCCCGTACAAAACTTAATTACAATTCAATATTCATGGTTTGCCGCTTCAGCTGCTTTAGAGCGACTGAACAAATTCATGAATGAAGAAGAGGAAAATAAAGGAAAGAGTAAAGGTATTGAGTTTATCTATGGCGATAATATAGATATTGAGTTCAAGGATGTGAGTTTCAGTTATCAAAAAGGCATTCCAGTTCTCAACAAAGTGAGTTTCAAAATCCCCGCAGGCCAACATATTGCCATAGTTGGTGCAACTGGTGGAGGCAAAAGTACCTTAGTTCAAATGATCACAGGTCTTTATAAAGCGGATCAGGGCTCTGTCTTATTTAACGGTATGGACATCCTCGATATTGGCCTCGATAAAGTACGTGACAATATAGGCGTTGTTCTACAAGCCCCAGGAATATTCCATTCTAGTATTCGCGAAAATATCCTCATGGGTGAAATAGCGGAGGATAGTGAAATTTGGCAAGCATTAGAAGTTGCTTGCTTAGATGAATTCATTCGGGCTCAAGAACTAGGTCTTGATACCAGCGTGGGCAACAAAGGACTGAAATTATCTGGTGGTCAACGCCAACGCTTGGCTATTGCGCGCATGGTTTTACGTAAACCACAAGTAGTGATTCTTGATGAAGCTACTTCTGCCTTAGATCCAGAGACCGAAGCAAAGGTATTGCAAAGACTCAAAGCATTTTTACACAATAGAACATGTATTACGATTGCTCATCGCCTCAGTGCTATTAAGCAGGCTGATAGTATCAAAGTATTTGAAAACGGAAGTATGATCCAAAGTGGATTACATGACGAACTTATCAATCAAAATGGGGTGTACTCAAAGCTCTATCAAACAAAAGGAAAATAA
- a CDS encoding endonuclease/exonuclease/phosphatase family protein gives MRTAIIRNFSTIITALFLSLSINATEAKGQKPSSAFRVISYNIWIGFKVNPSRKAKLDPARLKLAKQWIAAKNPDVVALQELNGFSEQQLAVMAKTWGHEYVKLCNSKSAYNVGITSKTPLSNISVYEERNNNNPYMHGLIIAQTRGVDFVVLHHNPFKTKDRLHEQQHILNQVEILKQKSTNIILLGDFNSRSQADGKGDTVVMDNYHAAGLDDLVSSKGKPDAPSRGSFPTAILKKGYQASGRIDYILATPPWPSNVFTLK, from the coding sequence ATGCGCACTGCAATCATCAGAAATTTTTCTACAATCATCACCGCCCTATTCCTTAGCTTGTCTATCAATGCGACCGAGGCCAAAGGCCAAAAACCAAGTAGCGCATTTCGGGTAATCTCTTACAACATATGGATTGGCTTTAAAGTAAATCCATCAAGAAAGGCAAAACTTGACCCTGCACGACTAAAACTTGCAAAGCAATGGATTGCGGCCAAAAATCCAGATGTAGTTGCATTGCAGGAGTTGAATGGCTTTAGTGAACAACAACTAGCGGTGATGGCTAAAACATGGGGTCATGAATACGTTAAGCTGTGCAATTCCAAAAGTGCTTACAATGTGGGAATTACCTCGAAAACACCACTTTCAAATATCTCCGTTTATGAAGAAAGAAATAACAACAACCCCTATATGCACGGCTTGATCATAGCCCAAACCCGTGGCGTTGACTTTGTAGTTTTACACCACAATCCATTTAAAACAAAAGATCGCCTTCATGAACAGCAACACATCCTCAACCAAGTCGAGATACTGAAACAAAAGAGTACGAATATTATTCTTTTAGGTGATTTCAACTCCAGATCCCAAGCAGATGGTAAGGGAGATACCGTCGTCATGGACAACTATCACGCCGCTGGGCTTGATGACCTCGTCTCAAGCAAAGGGAAACCAGATGCTCCCTCACGCGGGAGTTTCCCGACCGCTATTCTGAAAAAAGGATATCAAGCAAGTGGACGCATTGACTATATCCTCGCCACACCCCCCTGGCCAAGCAATGTATTTACGCTAAAGTGA
- a CDS encoding Opr family porin yields the protein MNNKMTMTFMAIFTSIGVGAQETELKSDGHNHPEHNMANTYLKNENSDLKSGSNRHTDGGKLDSFLGMEEYFKVSGVLGVYSQTMDDQDANIDRDEFSNLYGSLHLETVEWEGFRFGLTGLFNQELNDHNDNYGDYYNQKKAILSEAFLKYNYEQTEFTLGRQGVDWLMLGDYFEGVFIESEAIENFLIRAAWVQKGAVLDPDEVIDYTDLNDSDGVYGTEITYTGIDGLAVTGLYYHAPDAYDIFGGEVFLENEITEDFSNAFLVQYFVTDEKESYDDYPGGDGSIIHINNTVTYRNLSVGAGYIEADEDGGAGSMLNNPWDPFDEDTHTDRPNASTWYVQAEYAVTDDLTLMTIYGESDTDEGNGDAKFKEFDIGLAYQLREDVMVEATYVHLTTTDDADEGFDKLWLNVTYAF from the coding sequence ATGAATAATAAGATGACCATGACTTTTATGGCTATTTTTACGAGTATAGGAGTAGGTGCGCAAGAGACTGAACTTAAGAGTGATGGACACAATCACCCCGAGCATAATATGGCCAATACTTACTTAAAAAATGAAAATAGTGATCTCAAATCGGGAAGTAATAGGCATACTGACGGTGGTAAATTAGATAGTTTTTTGGGCATGGAAGAATATTTCAAGGTGTCTGGGGTTCTTGGCGTTTATAGTCAAACAATGGATGACCAAGATGCAAACATTGATCGAGATGAATTTTCAAATCTCTACGGTAGTCTACATTTAGAAACAGTAGAATGGGAAGGTTTTAGATTTGGCTTAACGGGACTTTTTAATCAAGAATTAAATGATCATAATGATAATTATGGTGACTACTATAATCAGAAAAAAGCTATTCTTTCAGAAGCCTTCCTTAAGTATAATTATGAACAAACTGAATTTACTCTTGGTCGTCAGGGTGTCGATTGGCTTATGCTCGGCGATTACTTTGAAGGTGTATTTATAGAGTCTGAAGCAATTGAGAACTTCTTAATTAGAGCTGCGTGGGTACAAAAGGGTGCCGTACTTGATCCAGACGAAGTCATTGACTATACAGACCTTAATGATAGTGATGGAGTTTATGGCACTGAGATCACTTATACAGGAATAGACGGACTTGCAGTGACGGGTTTATATTACCATGCACCGGATGCCTATGATATTTTCGGTGGTGAAGTCTTCTTAGAAAATGAGATTACTGAAGACTTTAGTAATGCTTTCTTAGTTCAATATTTTGTTACAGATGAAAAAGAAAGTTACGATGATTACCCTGGTGGTGATGGCTCTATTATTCACATTAATAATACTGTGACTTATAGAAATTTGAGCGTCGGAGCAGGTTATATTGAAGCAGATGAAGATGGGGGAGCAGGCAGTATGCTTAACAACCCTTGGGACCCATTTGACGAGGATACTCACACCGATCGTCCCAATGCATCTACTTGGTATGTACAAGCTGAGTATGCTGTAACAGATGACTTGACACTTATGACTATATACGGAGAGAGTGACACTGATGAAGGCAATGGCGACGCTAAATTTAAAGAATTTGATATAGGTCTTGCTTATCAATTACGTGAAGATGTAATGGTAGAAGCGACTTATGTACACTTAACAACTACAGATGATGCTGATGAAGGTTTTGATAAACTTTGGCTCAATGTCACTTACGCATTTTAA
- a CDS encoding imelysin family protein, translating to MKSLVLQFSFLLSINLVASAHDHTESVAQNHAQVVYLSYMDTLQDAQNLQKQINQFSEKPSEASLEQAKKAWLQSRESYGQTEAFRFYDGPIDFANEKTGEEGPEGELNAWPVNEAFMDYVKGAPTSGIINSDKEITLELINSSNIKNDEADVTTGYHAIEFLLWGQDLSLESAGIRPASDYKKGDKVNERRRLYLNLITQKLISDLQYLVTEWTPKKDNFRKSFEKQSDEETLSLLLTSLATLSAFEMGSERMGTALDSGDQEDEHSCFSDNTHRDFITNQVGMMNVYFGNYGSYHGKSPKEILAKKDEKLANKITKALKKTADALVLIPAPIDRVLASEKGSEAREIMEAAISALNEQAELFVEAGKVLKVDVKIIAE from the coding sequence ATGAAATCACTCGTACTTCAATTTAGTTTCTTACTCTCAATCAACCTTGTTGCCTCGGCACATGATCATACCGAAAGTGTGGCACAGAATCATGCGCAAGTCGTTTACCTTTCCTATATGGATACTTTGCAAGACGCGCAAAACTTACAAAAACAAATTAATCAATTTTCAGAAAAACCAAGTGAAGCAAGTTTAGAGCAAGCTAAGAAGGCTTGGTTGCAAAGTCGTGAATCTTATGGTCAGACAGAAGCGTTTCGCTTTTATGATGGTCCCATTGATTTCGCTAATGAGAAAACTGGTGAAGAAGGTCCAGAAGGAGAACTCAATGCTTGGCCAGTGAATGAAGCATTCATGGATTATGTTAAAGGAGCGCCTACATCAGGGATTATTAATTCCGACAAAGAAATTACTTTGGAATTGATCAATTCATCTAATATCAAAAATGATGAAGCTGACGTAACGACTGGTTATCACGCCATTGAGTTTTTACTCTGGGGTCAAGATCTAAGTTTAGAATCTGCAGGAATTCGTCCTGCGAGTGATTATAAAAAAGGTGATAAAGTTAATGAACGCCGTCGTTTATACTTAAACTTAATCACCCAAAAATTAATCAGTGATCTCCAGTATTTAGTGACTGAATGGACTCCAAAAAAAGATAACTTCCGTAAAAGCTTTGAAAAACAAAGTGATGAAGAAACTTTGAGCTTACTTTTAACTTCACTCGCTACTCTAAGTGCCTTTGAAATGGGCTCTGAACGTATGGGTACGGCTTTGGATTCAGGTGATCAAGAAGATGAACATTCTTGCTTTAGTGATAATACTCACAGAGATTTTATCACCAATCAAGTCGGTATGATGAATGTATACTTTGGGAATTACGGATCTTATCACGGTAAAAGCCCCAAAGAAATTTTGGCGAAAAAAGATGAAAAATTAGCAAACAAAATCACAAAGGCATTGAAAAAAACTGCTGATGCTTTAGTACTTATCCCCGCGCCAATTGATCGTGTATTAGCCTCTGAAAAAGGAAGTGAAGCAAGAGAGATAATGGAAGCTGCCATAAGCGCCCTTAACGAACAAGCGGAGTTGTTTGTTGAAGCAGGTAAAGTATTAAAAGTTGATGTTAAAATCATAGCCGAGTAG
- a CDS encoding ArsJ-associated glyceraldehyde-3-phosphate dehydrogenase yields the protein MSINIAINGFGRMGRLAFREAFDRDQFNIVHINELHGNAECAAHLLEYDSVHGRWDRNITFTENSIIVNGKEISFSNASSPAEFDWASKNIDLLMECTGVHKSIESLNPYFEQGIKKVLVSAPVKEDGALNIVYGINDHLYDGSQNIITAASCTTNCLAPVVKVINEKLGIKHACMTTIHDITNTQTIIDAPHKDLRRARACGESLIPTSTGSATAITVIYPELKGKINGLAVRVPLLNGSLTDCVFEVLRPTTIEEVNQFFKEASETYLKDILGYEVKPLVSVDYKDEKRSSVIDALSTLVIDGTQVKVLAWYDNEIGYINRMVDLLGKVVKSI from the coding sequence ATGTCTATAAACATTGCTATAAATGGCTTTGGCCGCATGGGCCGACTGGCTTTTCGCGAAGCTTTTGATCGTGATCAATTCAATATTGTTCACATAAATGAATTACACGGAAATGCTGAATGTGCCGCACACCTACTGGAATATGATTCCGTTCATGGTCGCTGGGATCGCAATATAACTTTCACTGAAAACTCAATTATTGTCAATGGCAAAGAAATTTCGTTTTCAAATGCGAGTAGCCCTGCAGAATTCGACTGGGCTTCAAAAAATATTGACTTGCTCATGGAGTGTACGGGTGTTCATAAAAGTATCGAGAGTTTAAATCCCTACTTTGAACAAGGTATTAAAAAAGTCCTTGTTTCTGCCCCAGTCAAAGAAGATGGTGCACTCAATATTGTCTACGGAATCAATGACCATCTTTATGATGGTAGTCAAAATATTATTACTGCAGCATCATGTACAACTAACTGCTTAGCACCCGTCGTGAAAGTGATTAACGAAAAACTCGGCATTAAGCATGCTTGCATGACCACGATTCACGATATCACTAATACCCAGACCATTATTGATGCTCCCCACAAAGATTTGCGTCGCGCACGTGCCTGTGGAGAATCTCTTATCCCCACTAGTACCGGTTCTGCCACGGCTATCACAGTCATTTATCCTGAATTAAAAGGAAAAATTAATGGCTTGGCCGTACGTGTCCCACTTCTTAATGGTTCTCTTACCGACTGTGTTTTTGAGGTTTTGCGTCCCACGACTATTGAAGAAGTTAACCAGTTTTTTAAAGAAGCATCCGAAACTTACCTCAAAGATATTTTAGGCTATGAAGTAAAGCCTTTAGTTTCAGTTGATTATAAAGATGAAAAACGTTCTTCCGTTATTGATGCTCTTTCCACTCTTGTTATTGATGGTACACAAGTCAAAGTTCTCGCTTGGTATGATAATGAAATTGGCTACATCAACCGCATGGTAGATTTACTTGGAAAAGTTGTAAAAAGCATCTAA
- a CDS encoding CoA-binding protein has protein sequence MKTTLIIGASPRSSSYANMAMHALDSAGHPTLLYNPLGRQIDDRKVFTALNEIEDDIDTITLYVRPSRLEAIVQDLIQLKPKRIIFNPGTEDPELMQKFADANTDVLEACTLVLLRTNQY, from the coding sequence TTGAAAACTACACTCATCATTGGCGCTAGTCCCAGAAGTTCGAGCTATGCCAACATGGCCATGCATGCACTAGATTCTGCAGGCCATCCAACACTTCTTTATAATCCATTGGGAAGACAGATTGACGATCGCAAGGTCTTCACTGCTCTCAATGAGATTGAAGACGATATTGATACCATAACACTTTATGTTCGACCAAGTCGGCTCGAAGCTATTGTACAGGACCTCATCCAACTCAAACCCAAACGTATCATTTTTAACCCTGGAACGGAAGATCCCGAACTCATGCAAAAATTTGCGGATGCTAATACAGATGTCCTCGAAGCCTGTACACTTGTACTACTGCGTACGAATCAATATTAA